TACCGGAGCTTCCCTTAACATCTTCATGCCTTCTATAACAAAAACATCATCCTCACGACGAGCCTTGCTCTTTTCTATATAGTTAACGACCTGTTTAACTCTATCGTTGTTTACACTTGTAATCATAAAAACCTCTATCTAAAAAATTTCACCCAAGAAAATATACACTAGTATAGCATACTTTAACCTACACATTCCAAACATTATCACACGTTATTCTGTATGTAGACATAGCGAAAAATTAGTGCAGTTCTTGAGCAGAATACTTGGCGAGGTATTTTCGAGCCTAGTATGAGCCACGGGTGCGCACTTAACGAGGTAATGCCGAGTTTAGTGCATCATCCCACGGCCGAGGACGATAATTCATAAGACGAAAAAAGACAGATTTGCTGACTGTTCTGAATAACATGAAAGGAAGCAAATCTGTCTTTATGAGTCTTAATGAATTACGCCGCAGACGAAAACCAGCATTTCTGCGGACTTGCCTTTATCAATTACAGGATACGAGCGATCTCGTACATGTACTCGTTGATATTCTTCTTCATTGCAAGAGCCTCGTCGATGTCGTAATCAACGAACTGGCCATTGCGGTAACTTACTACTCTGTTAGTCTTGCCTGCTGCAAGAATGTCTGCTGCGTAGCATCCCATCATAGAAGCATATACACGGTCCTTACATGTTGGGCTACCACCACGCTGCATGTAACCAAGGATAGAAGCTCTTGTCTCAAGACCTGTAGCAGCCTCGATACGACGAGCCATTGATGTTGAATGTCCGATACCCTCAGCGTTAACGATGATGTGATGAGTCTTACCCTTCTTACGGTTATCGATGATGTTATCGATAATTCTCTGCTCGTTGTAGTCATACTTCTCAGGAAGAAGGATGTCATCAGCTCCGTTAGCGATCGCGCACCAAAGAGCGATATATCCGGCATGACGACCCATAACCTCTACGATACTAACTCTCTCATGTGAAGAAGAAGTATCACGGATCTTGTCGATAGCTTCCATAGCTGTATTGATTGATGTATCAAATCCGATTGTATAATCTGTGCAGGCAATATCAAGGTCGATTGTACCAGGAATACCTACTGTATTGATTCCCTGAGCAGAAAGCTTCTGAGCACCACGGTATGATCCGTCACCACCGATAACAACCATTCCGTCAATGCCGTGCTTACGGCAGATCTCAGCGCCCTTAGCCTGACCTTCAGCTGTTGTAAACTCCATACAACGAGCTGTTCCAAGGATTGTACCACCCTTCTGGATGATATCAGAAACGCTACGTCTGTCCATATCAATGATCTCTTCGTTAAGAAGTCCCATGTATCCCTTCTTGATACCCTTAACTTTGAGTCCGTTAGCAAGTGATTTACGTACAACAGCTCTGATAGCTGCGTTCATGCCCGGTGCATCGCCACCGCTTGTAAGTACTCCAATAGTCTTGACCTGTTTTGCCATAATTATTTCCTCGATTCCAAACTAAAAATTGTAGAATTCTTCTCTAATAAATTCACTCAAAAATCTAATTAAATATAATACAAAAGCCTTAAATTGACAAGAGTTTGTCACACTTTTCTTTTATCTTATCGCAAGTTTTTTCAATCTGCAATGATTTAAAAAACTTTTAATTTTTATCTTTTTTATGTATTCATGTTAACTCTTTTACGGTTAATTATTATTCGCTTTCCTACTAATATATGTAACTCTTTTTCCAATCCATTTGTGTTATAATTTCTTCATATATTTAGTTGGGGTTAAAGATATGGCATTTACTCATTTGCACGTCCACACAGAATACTCTCTTCTGGACGGATCCAATAAGATAAAAGAATATGTTAAACGCCTTGGAGAACTTGGCATGACCGCCGGTGCTATCACGGACCATGGTGTCATGTATGGCGTTATTGATTTCTATAAAGCCTGTCGCGATGCGGGCATCAATCCTGTAATCGGGTGCGAGGTTTACGTTGCTCCCGGTTCCCGCTTTGAAAAAGAGACTGCGGTTTCAGATGACCGATATTATCACCTTGTCCTTCTTGCTGAGAACAATGTCGGCTACGCTAACCTTTCGCACATTGTCAGCCGCGGTTTTACTGAAGGCTACTACTACAAGCCCCGTGTAGATATGGAGCTTTTAGAGCAGTACCATGAAGGAATTATTGCGCTTTCTGCCTGTCTTGCCGGCGAGATTCCCAGGAACATTGTTAAGGGCACTCCTGACAAGGCCAAAGAGGCAGCAATCCGCCTTGATAATATTTTTGGCCACGGGAATTTCTTCTTGGAACTTCAGGATCACGGAATCCCTGAACAGAGGATGGTTAACGCTTCTCTCATGGCTCTTTCACAGGAGCTTGATATTCCGCTTGTTGCGACCAACGACTGCCACTACACTTATGCAGATGATGCAGAAGCTCACGACCTTCTTCTCTGTATTCAGACGGGTAAAAANGTTTCCGACGAGGACCGCATGCGCTACGAAGGCGGCCAGTACTACGTTAAGAGTGAAGAAGAGATGCGTTCTCTTTTCCCATATGCTCAGGAAGCGCTAGATAATACGCAGAAGATTGCCGACAGATGTCACGTTGAGATTGAGTTTGGCGTTACCAAATTGCCTCATTTCGAGGTTCCTGAAGGATACGATTCCTGGACTTATCTTAACAAGCTCTGTCTTGATGGTCTTCATGAGAGGTATCCGGATGACGATGGCACGCTCAAAGACAAACTTGATTACGAGCTCGGTGTCATCAAGCGCATGGGTTATGTAGATTACTTCCTCATTGTATGGGACTACATAAATTACTGCCGTGAAAACGGCATTGCTGTCGGCCCGGGACGTGGTTCTGCTGCCGGTAGTATTGTTTCCTATTGCATGCATATCACAAACATTGATCCTATCAAGTATGATCTTCTCTTTGAGAGGTTCCTTAATCCTGAGCGTGTTTCCATGCCTGATATCGACGTGGATTTCGAGTACGAGAGGCGTCAGGATGTTATAGATTATGTCACTGAGAAATATGGCGCTGACAAGGTTGTGCAGATCATCACTTTCGGTACACTTGCTGCCAAGGGAGTTATCCGCGATGTTGCAAGAGTTATGGACCTTCCTTACAGCTTTGGCGATACGATTTCCAAGATGATCCCTACAGAGCTCAACATCACTCTGGACAAGGCTCTTGAGATGAATCCCGAGCTTCGCAGCCAGTACGAGAGCGATGAAACAGTTCACAAGCTGATCGATATGTGCAAGAAACTGGAAGGACTTCCTCGTCACACCTCTATCCATGCGGCAGGTGTCGTTATCTGTTCAGCTCCGGCTGAGGATCTGGTGCCACTCTCCCGCTCTGCAGAAGGAAACGTCACAACTCAGTTCACCATGACCACCATCGAGGAGCTTGGCCTTCTCAAAATGGACTTTTTGGGCCTTCGCACCCTTACTGTTATCAAGGATGCAACTAATTTTGCCAACCGCTCTCTCGGCGCCAAGCCCGGAGATGCCAATTATATTAATATAGATGAAATAGACTACAATGACCCTGCTGTTCTTGCTTCTATCGGAAGTGGCCGCTGTGACGGTGTCTTCCAGCTTGAATCAGGTGGAATGCAGTCCTTCATGAAGGAGTTGCGCCCTCAGTCGCTTGAAGATATTATCGCGGGCATATCACTTTATCGCCCGGGCCCTATGGACTTTATTCCCAAATACATTGCGGGTAAGAATGACGCAGGGGCTATAACCTATCAGACGCCTGAACTGGAGCCTATCTTGAAGCCCACCTATGGCTGTATCGTTTATCAGGAGCAGGTAATGCAGATAGTTCAGCAGCTTGGTGGCTACACTCTTGGACGAGCTGACCTTGTAAGACGTGCCATGAGTAAAAAGAAACAACATGTCATGGAAGTAGAAAGAGCTAACTTCGTAAACGGCAATCCTGAGGAGAATGTTCCGGGATGTGCTTCGAAGGGGATTTCTCCAGAAATTGGTAATGCTATCTACGATTCCATGATGGATTTTGCCAAGTATGCCTTTAACAAATCCCACGCCGCCTGTTACGCAGTAGTTGCCCTTCAGACCGCATGGCTCAAGTACTATTATCCTGTCGAGTTCATGGCTGCGCTTATGACCTCTGTCATTGATAATCCGGGCAAGGTTTCGGGATATATCATGAGCTGCAGGAATATGAACATAGCTCTTTTGCCACCTGATATTAATGAAGGCTTCGATGGATTCTCTGTTACAGAGATTGATGCTGGGGATAATGATAAGCCTATTCCTGGCGCCGTTGTAACAACTGCTCCCGGCCGCAAGAAGGCAATCCGCTATGCCCTCACAGCTATCAAGGGCGTTGGAAGGCCGGTTATAGCTTCGATTGTGCAGGAGAGACAGCTCCATGGCAAATTCAAGAATCTCAACGACTTCCTGTCCAGAATGCAGGGGCGTGCCAATGATGTCAACAAGCGAGCTGTTGAGAACTTTATCAAAGCAGGAGCATTTGAATGTTTTGAGGGAACTCGCAAACAACATATGACTGTTTATGCTCACATTATGGATCAGCTCCACAACTCCAACCGCAATTCCATGGCAGGCCAGATGACACTGTTTGATTTTGCCGGGGAAGAGGAGAAAAAAATGTACGAGATTCCCCTTCCTGATGTTGGAGAATTTCCACGTGAGCTTCTTCTTGAGTTTGAGAAAGAGGTGCTTGGAATCTACGTTTCAGGCCATCCTCTTGAAGAATATATCGGAATATGGAAAAAGAAGATCACCAATACCACCACTGACTTTTATCTTGATGATGAAACAGGTGTCCCTGTAGTACGTGATAACGCGACTGTGACTATCGGTGGAATCATAAGTGACAAGAAGGTCAAATACACCAAGACGGACCAGATAATGGCCTTTCTGACTGTGGAAGATCTGGTCGGCTCTATTGAAGTTATCGTCTTCCCCAAGACCTACGAAGCCAACGCTCCGCGCCTTAATGAAGATGCAAAAGTGTTCATAGAAGGCCGTGTTTCTGTCGAGGATGACCGCGATGCCAAGCTGATAGCCAGTAAGATAATGCTATTTGATGAGGTGCAGAAGACTGTATGGCTGCGTTTCCCAAACAAAGAGGATTACGAGGCCAAGGCATTTTCTGTACAACAAGTGCTGTCGCAGAGTGACGGACGCGATGAAGTTGCGATATATTTAACCGACACCAAGCAGATCAAGAAGCTTGGCAAAGCCCATACCATCAAGGCCGACAAGGATACACTTGAAGCTCTTGCAGATATTCTTGGAAAAGAGAATGTACAGGTGACGTGAGAACATATATGAGCTGCACTGACAGTATGTAAAGAATAAAGTCTAAGATGTGAGTCATTCGCACGAGTACGTAAATTCATGAGTGTAAAAAGAAAAGGACCGATTCCTGATTACGGTTTACTTATTTAAACCGTAGGAATTGGTCCTTTGATTTTTATACCATGAATTAGTTCGAGCCAGAAGCGAACAGATTAGACTTTATTTGTTCTATTACTGCACTGCTGCCTTGAGCTCATCAACCTTGTTAGTCTGCTCCCAAGGAAGATTGAGGTCGTTACGTCCAAAGTGTCCATAAGCAGCTGTCTGCTTGTAGATAGGACGACGAAGGTCGAGCATCTTGATGATTCCGGCAGGACGAAGATCGAATACCTTACGAACTGCCTCTGTAAGCTTCTCATCAGAAACCTTACCTGTTCCGAATGTATCAACAAGAACTGATGTAGGCTGTGCAACACCGATAGCATAAGATATCTGGATTTCTGCTCTGTCTGCAAGGCCTGCTGCTACGATATTCTTAGCAACATATCTTGCTGCGTAAGCTGCTGAACGGTCAACCTTAGTGCAATCCTTACCTGAGAAAGCACCGCCGC
The sequence above is a segment of the Butyrivibrio proteoclasticus B316 genome. Coding sequences within it:
- the pfkA gene encoding 6-phosphofructokinase, which translates into the protein MAKQVKTIGVLTSGGDAPGMNAAIRAVVRKSLANGLKVKGIKKGYMGLLNEEIIDMDRRSVSDIIQKGGTILGTARCMEFTTAEGQAKGAEICRKHGIDGMVVIGGDGSYRGAQKLSAQGINTVGIPGTIDLDIACTDYTIGFDTSINTAMEAIDKIRDTSSSHERVSIVEVMGRHAGYIALWCAIANGADDILLPEKYDYNEQRIIDNIIDNRKKGKTHHIIVNAEGIGHSTSMARRIEAATGLETRASILGYMQRGGSPTCKDRVYASMMGCYAADILAAGKTNRVVSYRNGQFVDYDIDEALAMKKNINEYMYEIARIL
- a CDS encoding DNA polymerase III subunit alpha; this translates as MAFTHLHVHTEYSLLDGSNKIKEYVKRLGELGMTAGAITDHGVMYGVIDFYKACRDAGINPVIGCEVYVAPGSRFEKETAVSDDRYYHLVLLAENNVGYANLSHIVSRGFTEGYYYKPRVDMELLEQYHEGIIALSACLAGEIPRNIVKGTPDKAKEAAIRLDNIFGHGNFFLELQDHGIPEQRMVNASLMALSQELDIPLVATNDCHYTYADDAEAHDLLLCIQTGKXVSDEDRMRYEGGQYYVKSEEEMRSLFPYAQEALDNTQKIADRCHVEIEFGVTKLPHFEVPEGYDSWTYLNKLCLDGLHERYPDDDGTLKDKLDYELGVIKRMGYVDYFLIVWDYINYCRENGIAVGPGRGSAAGSIVSYCMHITNIDPIKYDLLFERFLNPERVSMPDIDVDFEYERRQDVIDYVTEKYGADKVVQIITFGTLAAKGVIRDVARVMDLPYSFGDTISKMIPTELNITLDKALEMNPELRSQYESDETVHKLIDMCKKLEGLPRHTSIHAAGVVICSAPAEDLVPLSRSAEGNVTTQFTMTTIEELGLLKMDFLGLRTLTVIKDATNFANRSLGAKPGDANYINIDEIDYNDPAVLASIGSGRCDGVFQLESGGMQSFMKELRPQSLEDIIAGISLYRPGPMDFIPKYIAGKNDAGAITYQTPELEPILKPTYGCIVYQEQVMQIVQQLGGYTLGRADLVRRAMSKKKQHVMEVERANFVNGNPEENVPGCASKGISPEIGNAIYDSMMDFAKYAFNKSHAACYAVVALQTAWLKYYYPVEFMAALMTSVIDNPGKVSGYIMSCRNMNIALLPPDINEGFDGFSVTEIDAGDNDKPIPGAVVTTAPGRKKAIRYALTAIKGVGRPVIASIVQERQLHGKFKNLNDFLSRMQGRANDVNKRAVENFIKAGAFECFEGTRKQHMTVYAHIMDQLHNSNRNSMAGQMTLFDFAGEEEKKMYEIPLPDVGEFPRELLLEFEKEVLGIYVSGHPLEEYIGIWKKKITNTTTDFYLDDETGVPVVRDNATVTIGGIISDKKVKYTKTDQIMAFLTVEDLVGSIEVIVFPKTYEANAPRLNEDAKVFIEGRVSVEDDRDAKLIASKIMLFDEVQKTVWLRFPNKEDYEAKAFSVQQVLSQSDGRDEVAIYLTDTKQIKKLGKAHTIKADKDTLEALADILGKENVQVT